One Candidatus Bathyarchaeota archaeon DNA window includes the following coding sequences:
- a CDS encoding CoB--CoM heterodisulfide reductase iron-sulfur subunit A family protein has translation MNEVRVGVFVCHCGTNIGGFLDVPGLAKYALNLPNVVFAKDNQYTCSDAGLTEIRNAIAENKLNRAVVASCTPRTHEPLFRSTCKEAGLNPYLFQFVNIRDQCSWVHMQERERATEKAKALIRMGVARAVLLEPLEEIEVEVNPCALVIGGGIAGMTCALSLANRGFEVKLIEKEDRLGGTLNNLYMLYPTHEEASKLVQAKTKEIEKNPKIEVLTSSEVEDVKGFIGNYDVTVRQGEKERFFKAGVIIVATGAGTLKPVGMYGYDGENVITQMELERMLEKGRLNADTVVMIQCVGSRNEKRAYCSKVCCPTALKNAMLIREANPDAQVFILYKDMVTQGTSYEDYYGKARETGITFIKYSPEKHPVVENGSVRVYDEFLGEELSLPYDLVVLSTPMVAHLDSADLAQKLKVPVDEYGFFLEAHVKLRPIDFATDGIYMCGCAHWPTNVGESISQAYGAASRASIPLSVGHVKTEPSIAVVDEDECSGCSLCELTCPFKAIRIEETEKGRKAKVIAASCKGCGACGAGCPQKAITMRHFTDEQLLAQVITLAEAVP, from the coding sequence TTGAATGAAGTGAGAGTCGGCGTTTTCGTCTGCCACTGCGGAACGAACATAGGAGGATTTCTGGACGTCCCGGGACTCGCTAAATACGCCCTAAACCTACCCAACGTTGTTTTCGCGAAGGACAACCAATATACATGCTCCGATGCCGGATTGACAGAAATAAGAAACGCTATAGCTGAAAACAAGCTGAACCGCGCGGTTGTAGCCTCTTGCACCCCTAGGACCCATGAACCACTGTTCAGATCAACTTGCAAGGAGGCAGGACTGAACCCCTACCTCTTTCAGTTCGTCAACATAAGGGACCAGTGCTCTTGGGTTCACATGCAAGAAAGGGAGAGGGCAACCGAAAAGGCGAAGGCCCTCATAAGGATGGGAGTCGCAAGGGCGGTGTTGCTGGAGCCCTTGGAAGAGATCGAGGTTGAGGTCAATCCCTGCGCTCTGGTGATTGGCGGAGGAATAGCGGGAATGACCTGTGCGCTAAGCCTAGCCAACCGAGGCTTTGAGGTGAAGCTGATAGAGAAGGAGGACCGGTTAGGCGGAACTCTAAACAATCTCTACATGCTTTACCCAACACATGAAGAAGCCTCAAAGCTGGTTCAGGCGAAGACCAAGGAGATTGAGAAGAACCCGAAGATAGAGGTTTTGACGTCTTCAGAAGTTGAAGATGTTAAGGGCTTCATTGGCAACTACGATGTCACGGTAAGGCAGGGAGAAAAGGAGAGGTTCTTCAAGGCCGGAGTTATCATAGTGGCAACAGGTGCGGGGACACTCAAGCCTGTGGGTATGTATGGTTACGATGGAGAAAATGTTATCACTCAGATGGAACTGGAACGAATGCTGGAGAAAGGAAGGCTCAACGCTGACACGGTTGTGATGATCCAGTGCGTAGGATCGAGGAACGAAAAAAGAGCCTACTGCTCCAAGGTTTGCTGTCCAACTGCCCTCAAAAACGCCATGCTGATTAGGGAAGCTAACCCAGACGCTCAGGTTTTCATACTCTACAAAGACATGGTGACCCAAGGAACCAGTTATGAGGATTACTATGGAAAAGCGAGAGAAACCGGCATAACGTTCATAAAATACTCGCCTGAAAAGCATCCGGTCGTCGAGAATGGGTCGGTGAGAGTTTATGATGAGTTCTTGGGTGAGGAACTTAGCCTGCCCTACGACTTGGTTGTGCTGTCCACCCCGATGGTTGCCCACCTCGACTCAGCAGATCTCGCACAGAAACTGAAAGTGCCAGTAGATGAGTACGGCTTCTTCCTGGAGGCACACGTGAAGCTTCGACCCATCGACTTCGCAACGGACGGCATCTATATGTGCGGCTGCGCCCACTGGCCAACCAATGTCGGCGAGAGCATTTCACAGGCGTATGGTGCAGCCTCTAGAGCGTCCATACCGTTATCCGTTGGGCACGTGAAAACTGAGCCCTCAATCGCTGTGGTTGACGAGGACGAATGCTCAGGCTGCAGCTTATGTGAACTGACTTGCCCTTTCAAGGCGATACGGATCGAAGAGACCGAGAAGGGAAGGAAAGCGAAGGTGATAGCCGCCTCCTGCAAGGGTTGCGGGGCGTGCGGGGCTGGTTGTCCCCAAAAGGCGATTACCATGCGGCACTTCACGGATGAGCAACTCCTCGCGCAAGTAATTACCCTAGCAGAGGCGGTACCATGA
- a CDS encoding CoB--CoM heterodisulfide reductase iron-sulfur subunit A family protein — MGEKPLEKKPKAVLVIGGGIAGIQAALDLGDMGMKVHLVERKPSIGGRMAQLDKTFPTNDCSICILAPKLADCFRHPNITLHTLSEVKNVTGQMGDFSVKLLKYARFVDEKKCVNCGDCVAKCPVKVPDEFDMELRKREAIYPYYLQGVPAVMTIDRENCLYLTRGVCRICEKFCNSEAIDFEQKDADAMLNVGAIIVATGFDPYDPSGIPQYGYKRYRNVIISLEYERLICASGPTGGHLTRPSDNKPVEKIAFVQCVGSRDFKNNPYCSSVCCMHATKEAMLAYEHNPNVKSCIFYIDLRAAGKGFQEYVARGEQEYNISYIRGRVAKITEDRDENPIVWYEETQSSKTNKMTVDLAVLATSLMPRRDVKELAKVLGVELDEYNFFKTDPLNPLDTTRPGIFVCGCCREPTDIPESVAQASGAAERAAETVMR; from the coding sequence CTGGGGGAGAAGCCATTGGAAAAAAAGCCTAAGGCAGTTCTGGTTATTGGTGGTGGAATAGCGGGCATTCAAGCCGCTCTCGACCTCGGAGATATGGGAATGAAGGTGCACCTAGTTGAGAGGAAGCCGAGCATAGGAGGAAGAATGGCTCAGCTCGACAAGACTTTCCCAACAAACGACTGTTCTATCTGTATACTAGCCCCCAAACTGGCTGATTGCTTCAGACACCCAAACATTACCCTCCACACGCTGTCGGAGGTCAAAAATGTAACGGGCCAGATGGGGGATTTCTCAGTAAAGTTACTTAAGTATGCCAGATTTGTTGATGAAAAGAAATGTGTCAACTGTGGGGATTGCGTCGCAAAATGCCCCGTAAAGGTGCCTGACGAGTTTGATATGGAACTGAGAAAGAGAGAGGCCATATATCCATACTACCTGCAAGGAGTTCCAGCGGTCATGACCATTGACAGGGAAAACTGCCTTTACCTAACGCGAGGTGTGTGCAGAATCTGCGAGAAATTTTGTAATAGCGAGGCAATAGACTTTGAGCAGAAAGACGCAGATGCAATGTTGAACGTTGGCGCCATCATCGTCGCCACCGGTTTTGACCCTTACGATCCATCTGGAATACCCCAGTATGGCTACAAAAGATACAGAAACGTAATCATTTCTTTGGAATACGAGAGACTGATATGCGCTTCGGGACCCACGGGAGGACACCTCACGAGGCCCTCAGACAATAAACCCGTAGAGAAAATAGCTTTCGTCCAGTGCGTCGGGTCTAGAGACTTCAAAAACAACCCTTACTGCTCATCCGTCTGCTGTATGCACGCAACTAAGGAGGCTATGCTCGCCTATGAACATAATCCCAATGTGAAGTCTTGCATATTCTACATTGACCTCAGGGCCGCAGGTAAAGGTTTTCAAGAGTACGTGGCGCGTGGAGAGCAAGAGTATAACATATCATATATCCGAGGAAGGGTAGCCAAGATCACCGAAGATCGTGACGAGAACCCCATAGTTTGGTATGAGGAAACCCAAAGCTCTAAAACAAACAAAATGACCGTAGACCTGGCGGTTTTGGCGACAAGCCTGATGCCGAGGAGGGACGTAAAGGAACTAGCAAAAGTCCTGGGCGTCGAGCTTGACGAATATAACTTCTTTAAGACAGACCCTCTCAATCCGCTGGACACAACGAGGCCGGGAATATTCGTATGTGGTTGCTGTCGGGAGCCAACGGACATACCGGAGTCCGTAGCCCAAGCGAGTGGAGCAGCCGAGAGGGCTGCAGAAACGGTGATGAGGTGA
- the gcvH gene encoding glycine cleavage system protein GcvH — translation MKVNTYDIPERYYYTKEHEWILIENADTAKIGVTDYAQKALREITYFYVGKKGAEVKRMETICKIESVKCVSEILSPLSGLVLRFNNALFDTPGIINQDPYGKGWITIIRPTNLDKELEKLLKPELYAEHIKELTKIDETLLIYRWKKGTKEKTGE, via the coding sequence ATGAAAGTCAACACATACGACATTCCTGAACGTTATTATTACACTAAAGAACACGAGTGGATCTTAATAGAAAACGCTGATACCGCGAAAATAGGCGTCACAGATTATGCTCAGAAAGCATTAAGGGAAATTACATATTTTTACGTAGGGAAGAAGGGAGCTGAAGTCAAACGAATGGAGACAATCTGCAAAATAGAGTCAGTAAAATGTGTCTCTGAGATATTAAGTCCTCTTTCAGGCCTGGTTCTCAGATTCAATAACGCACTATTTGACACTCCGGGCATCATAAATCAAGACCCTTATGGCAAAGGTTGGATAACAATCATCCGCCCCACAAACCTTGACAAGGAACTAGAAAAATTATTGAAACCAGAACTTTACGCGGAGCACATCAAAGAACTTACCAAAATCGATGAAACTTTATTGATTTATAGATGGAAAAAAGGTACAAAGGAGAAAACGGGCGAATAG
- a CDS encoding CPBP family intramembrane metalloprotease translates to MENQPKWTAKAALACFLALVGGILLGSLVVGLVLLGMGIDYLSLPFPIALISLPVNETIFVVITLLFAKYKGASLKELGLKKPSVRILMIVSVVAVPLLLLGVGISVGEEMVFGPDPMAELLEKSVMPRGPFQLVAMVALSLVLVGPCEELAFRGFVQRGFENSFGKRWGLLVSSVLFGLLHGLNTPYAVVPVFVVGLVFGYVWQRTGGNTTATALMHGVYDSIAIATAYYLSI, encoded by the coding sequence ATGGAGAATCAGCCTAAATGGACGGCAAAGGCTGCGTTGGCTTGTTTTTTGGCGTTGGTTGGTGGAATTCTGTTGGGTTCTTTGGTGGTTGGACTCGTTTTGTTGGGCATGGGAATAGATTACCTAAGTTTACCTTTTCCCATTGCGCTCATATCTCTACCTGTCAATGAAACCATATTCGTTGTGATTACACTTTTGTTCGCCAAGTATAAAGGTGCAAGTCTGAAGGAACTCGGTCTGAAAAAACCAAGCGTTAGGATTTTGATGATTGTCTCGGTTGTTGCTGTGCCTCTTTTACTACTCGGTGTTGGCATATCCGTCGGTGAGGAGATGGTTTTTGGTCCTGATCCAATGGCGGAGCTTCTTGAGAAGTCTGTGATGCCCAGAGGCCCTTTTCAGTTGGTTGCCATGGTGGCCCTTTCTTTAGTTTTGGTTGGACCTTGTGAGGAGTTGGCTTTTAGAGGTTTTGTTCAGAGGGGTTTTGAGAACTCGTTTGGGAAGAGGTGGGGTTTGTTGGTGAGTTCCGTGTTGTTTGGGCTTTTGCATGGTCTCAATACTCCATACGCGGTTGTTCCAGTTTTCGTTGTTGGCTTAGTATTCGGCTACGTATGGCAGCGGACTGGTGGGAACACCACTGCTACGGCTTTGATGCATGGAGTATACGACTCAATAGCCATAGCAACAGCATATTATCTCAGCATCTGA
- a CDS encoding coenzyme F420 hydrogenase, producing MEETRTFKDLTEEVIERGICGKCGGCISFCSAGELNALEMGENDLPRYINEDNCQKCGICYLICPQTDTLNAELQEKFGWKPPTGYYQRITSAQTTNKEIMTVCTDGGVVTSLLSYLMERNLINGAVVSKKIGRFARKAIIARTPGELIEAAGSAFSGSLHLEELGGKYTTYTPILSTVKSLEKSYLRDIAVVGTPCQINAIRKMQCLGVLPAHLIKYTIGLFCIENFSFDDVAREKLEKKFDINLEDVVKLNIKDDFIISLTKGATIHVPLEEIHEVARPACFACRDFSNEYADISVGGLGSPDGYTTVLIRTELGASLYDQALRRGYIQERTFEDAEESRLDKTMMLAKIVSFARRKRMRAKERLLELTGGEAIGKKA from the coding sequence ATGGAGGAGACTAGGACATTCAAAGACCTGACCGAAGAAGTGATTGAAAGGGGAATATGCGGTAAATGTGGTGGATGCATCTCCTTTTGCTCAGCAGGAGAGCTCAACGCCTTAGAAATGGGCGAGAACGACTTGCCACGATATATCAACGAGGACAATTGTCAAAAATGCGGAATATGCTACCTCATATGCCCCCAAACGGATACTTTAAACGCAGAACTTCAGGAGAAGTTTGGTTGGAAGCCCCCTACAGGATATTACCAGAGGATAACTTCAGCTCAGACAACGAATAAGGAGATAATGACGGTTTGCACAGACGGAGGGGTGGTGACCTCCCTCCTCTCATACTTAATGGAGCGCAATTTGATAAATGGCGCCGTTGTCTCAAAGAAGATTGGACGCTTCGCCAGAAAGGCGATAATCGCCAGAACGCCTGGGGAACTCATCGAAGCCGCTGGCTCTGCGTTCTCAGGGTCCCTTCACCTCGAAGAATTAGGGGGGAAATATACTACATACACTCCTATTTTATCCACGGTAAAGAGCTTGGAGAAAAGTTATTTACGGGATATAGCTGTGGTCGGAACTCCATGCCAGATTAACGCGATCCGAAAGATGCAATGCCTCGGAGTCCTCCCAGCCCACCTAATAAAATATACGATAGGATTATTCTGCATAGAAAACTTCTCCTTTGATGATGTAGCAAGGGAAAAGTTAGAGAAAAAATTTGACATCAATCTAGAGGACGTCGTCAAACTAAACATCAAGGATGATTTCATAATCTCCCTCACTAAGGGCGCGACGATCCATGTCCCATTAGAAGAAATACATGAAGTTGCCCGCCCAGCATGTTTCGCATGTCGAGACTTCAGCAACGAGTACGCTGATATTTCAGTTGGAGGACTTGGTTCGCCAGATGGATATACTACAGTTCTTATAAGGACAGAACTGGGTGCATCACTCTACGACCAGGCCCTTCGTAGAGGCTACATCCAAGAAAGAACCTTTGAAGATGCGGAGGAGAGTAGGCTGGATAAGACAATGATGTTAGCCAAAATTGTTTCCTTCGCTAGAAGGAAGCGGATGAGAGCCAAGGAGAGACTCTTGGAATTGACTGGGGGAGAAGCCATTGGAAAAAAAGCCTAA
- a CDS encoding 4Fe-4S dicluster domain-containing protein yields the protein MLVVTKLDPKFKDEVSKLPGGQNIKRCFQCGTCNVGCPVREIEEKYNPRKIIRMTILGMRERVLSSDFIWLCSACYTCQERCPQDVRIPEVMNTLKNLGVKGGYIHSSFAKRAELIGTQGKLFPVSQFDNNKRKELGLPQIPPENKEVQELFKLTGLNKLLSAGGGE from the coding sequence ATTTTGGTGGTTACCAAACTTGACCCTAAGTTCAAAGACGAAGTTTCAAAGCTTCCTGGAGGACAGAACATAAAGAGGTGTTTTCAGTGCGGAACATGCAACGTCGGATGCCCGGTCAGGGAGATAGAGGAGAAATACAACCCCCGAAAGATCATACGAATGACCATACTTGGCATGAGAGAAAGGGTCCTCTCAAGTGACTTCATATGGCTGTGTTCTGCTTGTTACACCTGTCAAGAACGGTGCCCCCAAGACGTTAGAATACCTGAGGTAATGAACACTCTGAAAAATCTGGGAGTCAAGGGGGGGTACATTCACAGCTCCTTTGCTAAGCGAGCGGAGCTCATAGGGACACAGGGCAAGCTATTCCCCGTAAGCCAGTTTGATAACAATAAAAGGAAAGAACTTGGGCTGCCACAAATTCCACCTGAAAACAAAGAGGTTCAAGAACTCTTTAAGCTAACAGGCCTGAACAAACTGTTGAGCGCTGGAGGAGGAGAATGA
- a CDS encoding hydrogenase iron-sulfur subunit, whose amino-acid sequence MTLQGSFEPDVLGFLCNWCSYAGADLAGVSRFQYPPNVRIIRVMCSARVDPTIVLEAFIRGLDGVMLLGCHLGDCHYMTGNYYTERRVKTTKKVLKNAGLSPERLLIDWVSASEGERFATLVKDFTERVRKLGPLGNETDLEPQQLRARLVAAKETLAQEKIRWLVGREMALVEDKNVFGEKVSQEEFDQLMLRTIEKEFAKRRILLSIGEDALSVKEIAQRVEASPREVLRNMVSLERDGLVSVVGIEENSPKYRRAEG is encoded by the coding sequence ATGACTCTTCAAGGAAGCTTTGAGCCAGACGTCCTCGGATTCCTCTGCAACTGGTGTTCCTACGCCGGCGCAGACCTAGCTGGAGTCAGCCGTTTCCAGTATCCGCCAAACGTCAGGATTATCAGGGTGATGTGCTCAGCAAGGGTTGACCCAACCATCGTTCTTGAAGCCTTCATCAGAGGGTTGGACGGCGTTATGCTTCTGGGCTGCCACCTCGGCGACTGCCACTACATGACCGGAAACTACTACACAGAAAGAAGAGTGAAAACAACTAAAAAAGTCCTTAAGAACGCAGGGTTGTCGCCTGAGCGACTGCTAATCGACTGGGTGTCCGCGTCCGAGGGCGAACGTTTTGCAACCCTGGTGAAAGATTTCACAGAAAGGGTAAGGAAACTGGGTCCGTTGGGCAACGAAACAGACCTAGAGCCACAACAGTTGAGAGCACGCTTGGTTGCGGCCAAGGAGACTCTCGCCCAGGAGAAGATCAGATGGCTAGTGGGCAGGGAAATGGCGCTCGTAGAGGATAAGAATGTCTTCGGGGAGAAGGTGTCACAAGAAGAGTTCGACCAGTTGATGCTCCGAACTATCGAGAAGGAGTTTGCGAAAAGAAGGATTCTTCTCTCCATTGGAGAAGACGCTCTCTCTGTCAAGGAGATAGCTCAGAGAGTAGAAGCTTCACCGAGGGAAGTGCTGAGAAACATGGTCTCTCTCGAGCGCGACGGGCTGGTCTCTGTTGTGGGGATCGAAGAAAACAGTCCGAAGTATCGAAGGGCTGAAGGGTGA
- a CDS encoding pyridine nucleotide-disulfide oxidoreductase — protein MPRKIVIIGANAAGVHAANAVRKTDSKAQITLIDKEPYPAYSRCGIPYVLAGEIPSLDDLTAFPPSHYRMMKFDLRLETEARSINPNDRIVLVENKEGNIEALKYDSLILATGADPFIIPMQGHDLPGVFAMRTMDDGKAIQETMKTAERAIVIGAGFIGLETAHAFAANKIKTTIIEVVPYILPALFDEDMADYTQKKIEEHGVDVVVGRRVEAILGKDKVEGVSVAGEEIDADVVVMAAGIRPRTDLIRELGVELGVTRAIRVNPRMETSVSGIFAAGDCVESQSDITGLPCLYQLGTNAVRQGTTAGVNAAGGYAANPRVICSAVSKIFDFELGAVGLSEFQAAKVGFKTLSATITGRTRAHYFPGGKEVKVKIVAEPILGRVMGAQIIGGEAVAQRINMLSVAIQKEMTALELSTADTSYAPPVAETVEPVATAAEIVAKKIRRR, from the coding sequence TTGCCTAGGAAAATAGTAATTATCGGTGCTAACGCTGCTGGTGTTCATGCTGCCAACGCGGTCCGCAAAACCGATTCAAAGGCTCAAATAACCCTAATAGATAAAGAGCCATATCCAGCCTACTCTCGCTGCGGCATACCCTACGTACTGGCGGGTGAGATACCCAGTCTTGATGACCTTACGGCATTTCCTCCATCCCATTATAGAATGATGAAATTTGATCTACGTCTTGAAACTGAAGCTAGGTCCATCAATCCCAATGACAGAATTGTTCTGGTTGAAAACAAGGAAGGAAACATTGAAGCATTAAAGTACGATTCATTGATCCTCGCCACTGGTGCTGATCCATTTATTATACCAATGCAAGGTCACGACCTTCCAGGAGTGTTCGCAATGAGGACGATGGATGATGGAAAAGCAATTCAAGAGACAATGAAAACGGCTGAGAGAGCTATTGTTATAGGTGCTGGATTTATTGGCTTAGAAACAGCACATGCCTTCGCAGCGAATAAGATCAAAACCACAATCATTGAAGTGGTGCCATATATTCTTCCTGCATTATTCGACGAAGACATGGCCGATTATACACAGAAGAAAATAGAAGAACATGGCGTTGATGTGGTGGTAGGCAGGCGGGTAGAGGCAATTCTGGGAAAAGACAAGGTTGAAGGCGTAAGTGTAGCAGGTGAAGAAATAGATGCAGATGTTGTTGTTATGGCGGCAGGCATTAGACCTAGAACAGACTTGATAAGGGAACTAGGAGTAGAACTGGGTGTAACCAGAGCTATCAGGGTGAACCCGAGAATGGAGACTAGTGTTTCCGGCATATTCGCAGCTGGAGACTGTGTTGAATCTCAAAGCGATATCACAGGGTTACCTTGCCTTTATCAACTAGGAACCAACGCGGTTAGGCAGGGAACGACAGCGGGGGTAAACGCCGCAGGAGGATATGCAGCCAATCCACGTGTCATATGCAGTGCAGTTTCGAAAATCTTCGATTTTGAACTTGGCGCAGTAGGTCTCTCAGAGTTCCAAGCTGCAAAGGTTGGTTTCAAAACACTCAGTGCAACCATAACAGGAAGAACGCGGGCACATTATTTCCCTGGAGGAAAGGAAGTTAAAGTAAAAATCGTAGCTGAGCCGATTTTGGGAAGAGTCATGGGAGCCCAGATAATCGGCGGAGAAGCCGTGGCACAGAGAATTAACATGCTCTCCGTGGCGATACAAAAAGAAATGACAGCGTTGGAGCTCTCAACGGCAGATACCAGTTACGCTCCTCCAGTAGCTGAGACTGTGGAACCCGTAGCAACAGCCGCAGAGATTGTTGCGAAGAAAATACGACGACGTTAG
- a CDS encoding CoB--CoM heterodisulfide reductase subunit B, whose protein sequence is MKKYAFFLGCLAPVMSRQFELSTRKVAKKLGLELIDMEDFACCGFPIKSVDQETTLLLAARNLSVAEGLGLDICTICTGCASTLTEANKELMHNDGLLEKVNEKLQKIGRTYKGNVKVKHFVRILYEDIGPEKIKSQVKKSLEGLKFASHYGCHYLKPSDVFDKFEDPEFPKSLDELVSALGAETLEYEEKMHCCGGVILDVDDKIALAMAQKKLDHVSAMGADAMVLMCPLCGSMYDRNQRVMERRFNVAYNLPVLFYPQVLGLALGIDPKGLGLDLNRVKTSDLLSKLGV, encoded by the coding sequence ATGAAGAAGTACGCCTTTTTCCTAGGATGCCTTGCCCCCGTGATGTCTAGACAGTTTGAGCTTTCAACGAGAAAAGTCGCCAAAAAACTTGGGTTGGAACTCATAGACATGGAGGATTTCGCTTGTTGCGGCTTCCCCATAAAGTCTGTTGACCAAGAAACAACCTTGCTTCTAGCTGCTAGAAACCTAAGCGTTGCTGAGGGCCTAGGCCTAGACATATGCACCATCTGCACAGGTTGCGCCTCCACATTAACAGAAGCCAACAAAGAGCTGATGCACAATGATGGATTGTTAGAAAAGGTTAACGAGAAACTGCAGAAAATAGGTCGGACCTACAAAGGAAATGTCAAAGTTAAGCACTTTGTGCGAATCTTATATGAAGACATTGGTCCTGAAAAAATAAAAAGCCAAGTTAAAAAAAGCTTGGAGGGACTCAAGTTTGCCTCCCACTATGGGTGCCATTATCTTAAACCCTCAGACGTTTTTGACAAGTTCGAGGACCCCGAGTTTCCGAAAAGTCTGGATGAGCTTGTCTCTGCTCTAGGTGCGGAAACTCTTGAATACGAAGAAAAGATGCATTGTTGCGGAGGGGTGATTTTGGATGTAGACGATAAAATTGCACTGGCAATGGCTCAGAAGAAGCTTGACCACGTCAGCGCTATGGGCGCCGACGCAATGGTTCTGATGTGCCCCTTGTGTGGCTCTATGTATGACAGAAATCAGAGGGTGATGGAGAGAAGGTTTAACGTCGCTTATAACCTGCCCGTGCTATTCTACCCTCAAGTCCTTGGGCTGGCTCTCGGAATAGATCCAAAGGGGCTAGGGTTGGACCTGAACCGTGTGAAAACGTCTGATTTGCTGAGCAAACTTGGTGTCTAA
- a CDS encoding MFS transporter — MDRNGFFVVLCIMGLFAILSSTMSKRPVLPLFADSLGVPEYLMGFVAAASTVPGILVSLPAGSISDVFGRKRMLILSAFVFASAPFLYILVVSSWQLVLVRFYHGFATAVFVPVASAAIVESFPKSKAERVSTFSSATMIGRGAASFLGGYILSVTSSNYSAVYVSVGVAGVVALLTGLALRGYRATERRTVRRRGEWKGFSDIFRGWRKIAGNRGIFVTSLVEGAQYYTLGAFEFFLVLYAKSLGFDALLIGIVMGSQLVTVMVTKPFIGRISDRYGRRMPILVGLIIGSLPLVATPFASQFLELVAVSIVYGLGLSTATSSTTALVSDLTSKGLYGASIGFLSTVMDIGQALGPIITGFILATTAGYFGAFIHLAGILLVFDMIFYVFTRAKT, encoded by the coding sequence ATGGATAGAAACGGCTTCTTTGTCGTGCTGTGCATTATGGGTTTGTTTGCGATTCTGAGTTCAACGATGTCGAAAAGGCCGGTTCTGCCTTTGTTTGCGGATAGTCTTGGTGTTCCTGAATATTTGATGGGTTTTGTTGCTGCGGCTTCCACGGTTCCCGGGATTCTCGTGAGCCTTCCCGCTGGGTCTATTTCGGATGTGTTTGGAAGAAAAAGAATGCTAATCCTATCTGCGTTTGTTTTTGCTTCCGCTCCTTTCCTTTATATTCTTGTGGTTTCTTCTTGGCAGCTTGTTTTGGTGAGGTTTTATCATGGTTTTGCTACGGCTGTTTTTGTTCCTGTGGCCAGCGCTGCGATTGTGGAGAGTTTTCCAAAGAGCAAGGCGGAAAGAGTTTCAACTTTTTCTTCAGCGACTATGATCGGTAGGGGCGCTGCTTCTTTCTTGGGGGGTTACATTCTGTCTGTTACGAGTTCGAACTATAGTGCGGTCTATGTTTCAGTTGGGGTTGCTGGTGTAGTGGCGCTTTTAACCGGTTTGGCTTTGCGTGGATACAGAGCCACAGAAAGAAGGACTGTTAGGCGTAGGGGCGAATGGAAAGGTTTTTCTGATATTTTTCGGGGCTGGAGGAAGATTGCTGGGAATAGAGGCATATTTGTTACGAGTTTGGTGGAAGGAGCTCAGTATTATACGCTTGGTGCGTTTGAGTTTTTCTTAGTGTTGTACGCCAAGTCTTTGGGGTTTGATGCCCTTTTGATTGGAATTGTTATGGGATCGCAGCTTGTTACGGTTATGGTTACTAAGCCTTTTATAGGTAGAATTTCGGACAGGTATGGCAGAAGGATGCCTATACTTGTTGGGTTGATTATTGGAAGTTTGCCTTTGGTCGCTACGCCTTTTGCAAGTCAGTTTCTGGAACTCGTTGCGGTCTCAATCGTTTATGGGTTAGGACTTTCAACTGCTACGTCTTCTACGACTGCACTTGTTTCAGACTTGACTAGTAAAGGATTGTACGGCGCATCAATTGGCTTTTTGAGCACCGTCATGGACATAGGTCAGGCTTTGGGACCCATAATAACCGGGTTCATTCTCGCCACAACTGCTGGATACTTCGGTGCCTTCATCCATCTTGCAGGAATTCTGCTAGTTTTTGACATGATTTTCTATGTGTTCACAAGAGCCAAGACATGA